From the genome of Bactrocera oleae isolate idBacOlea1 chromosome 2, idBacOlea1, whole genome shotgun sequence, one region includes:
- the Hpr1 gene encoding THO complex subunit 1 isoform X1, whose translation MANMAIAQNRPLGFIGLHTEFTKALNEAFQKQDAQILRASYESFGANTDHDKKSPMDQAFREMLLFRLSDNVEQVGALVRLSVEAVRAEIVSVTIPVVLLGDIFDAVTLDKCEQIFSFVEEMVEVWKEDIFFSSCKNNILRMCNDLLRRLSRAQNTVFCGRILLFLSKFFPFSERSGLNIVSEFNLDNVTEYGVDGKDLDDTLEDTVEDIPIKIDYNLYCKFWSLQDFFRNPNQCYSKAQWKMFQAHAGTVLEAFDSFKLEEPRLSSAAEKSESALTAADYLENMKMELVADMAAEANDQKSNQTDHIVRQSDHFFAKFLTNPKLLTLQLSDSNFRRSVLVQFLILFQYLQLTVKFKTESNTLTTAQTDFIKETEGKVYKLLEETPPNGKRFARTVQHMLTREEMWNNWKNDGCKEFRKPDDADLENSTNKDATNADAKPPAAKRAKRTLGDSLRDAHRSGKFFLGNDVLTRLWNYSPDNLQACKSEERNFLPQVETFLENPHEKNDTSFEWRALRLLARQSPHFFTFLNSPSYKIADYLEGVRRRLAKDRIDNAKATMNANNTSLMGGNSSTESPNATENNSDQGSNNQETEGEPDADVVGEGENDGDGDGDGDAMLTEEDVQGDLEKGDDDRNAHTKPMTATAEQIEEIAPLIGDDWKKLGKKLGYTTDELLYFETEHPDRDGGCIAMLSNWFADDDDASLDNWAYMLEGLEINAAAKAVKALIERLTAKEEKVELLSD comes from the exons ATGGCTAATATGGCAATAGCTCAAAATCGGCCGCTGGGATTTATCGGCCTACATACAGAATTCACA AAGGCGCTAAACGAAGCGTTCCAAAAACAGGATGCTCAAATTTTGCGCGCTTCCTATGAGTCCTTCGGCGCAAATACCGATCATGATAAAAAATCGCCCATGGATCAAGCCTTCCGTGAAATGTTACTCTTTCGACTAAGCGATAATGTGGAACAAGTGGGCGCACTTGTACGTTTATCCGTTGAAGCGGTACGCGCGGAAATTGTTTCGGTAACCATACCCGTTGTGTTGTTGGGTGACATTTTCGATGCGGTTACCCTGGATAAATGTGaacaaatatttagttttgtaGAGGAAATGGTTGAGGTGTGGAAGGAGGATATTTTTTTCTCGTCGTGCAAGAATAATATCTTGAGAATGTGCAACGACCTTTTACGTCGTCTATCGCGTGCACAAAACACCGTATTCTGTGGACGCATTTTGCTGTTTCTATCCAAATTTTTTCCTTTCTCTGAGCGTTCGGGACTGAATATTGTATCGgaattcaatttagataatgtTACCGAATATGGTGTTGATGGTAAAGATCTAGACGACACTTTGGAAGATACCGTGGAAGATATTCCCATCAAAATCGATTACAATCTGTATTGTAAGTTTTGGTCATTGCAAGACTTTTTCCGCAATCCAAATCAGTGCTATAGCAAAgcacaatggaaaatgtttcaAGCT CACGCTGGTACCGTACTAGAGGCTTTTGATAGTTTTAAGTTGGAGGAACCACGTCTCAGTAGCGCAGCAGAAAAAAGCGAAAGTGCTCTTACAGCTGCCGATTACctggaaaatatgaaaatggaGCTGGTTGCTGATATGGCAGCTGAAGCAAATGATCAAAAATCGAACCAAACAGATCACATAGTTCGCCAGTCCGATCACTTCTTCGCAAAGTTTCTGACAAATCCGAAGTTACTAACTTTACAATTATCCGACTCTAATTTTCGTCGTTCGGTGCTGGTGCAGTTCCTGATACTTTTTCAATATCTGCAGTTGACCGTTAAGTTTAAGAC tgaATCGAACACACTTACCACTGCGCAAACGGATTTCATTAAAGAGACCGAAGGAAAAGTATACAAATTACTCGAAGAGACGCCACCAAATGGCAAACGTTTTGCTCGCACGGTGCAACATATGTTGACGCGAGAAGAAATGTGGAACAACTGGAAGAATGATGGTTGTAAAGAGTTCCGCAAGCCCGATGATGCCGACCTTGAAAATAGCACAAACAAAGATGCGACAAATGCCGATGCTAAGCCTCCAGCTGCGAAACGTGCCAAACGCACGCTTGGTGACAGTTTGCGCGATGCGCATCGtagtggaaaattttttttgggcaA TGATGTGCTGACACGCCTTTGGAATTATTCGCCCGATAATCTGCAAGCCTGCAAGAGCGAGGAACGCAATTTTCTGCCACAAGTTGAAACATTCCTAGAGAATCCGCATGAAAAGAACGATACGTCATTTGAATGGCGTGCCTTACGTTTACTGGCGCGACAGTCGCCACACTTTTTCACATTCTTAAACTCACCATCATACAAAATAGCGGACTATCTGGAGGGTGTACGCCGCCGTTTGGCTAAAGATCGTATAGATAATGCCAAAGCAACGATGAATGCAAACAACACATCATTAATGGGTGGGAATTCATCAACTGAATCTCCTAATGCAACCGAAAATAATAGTGATCAAGGGTCTAACAATCAAGAAACCGAGGGTGAACCAGATGCGGACGTCGTTGGGGAAGGCGAAAATGACGGAGACGGCGATGGGGATGGAGATGCCATGCTCACCGAAGAAGATGTGCAAGGTGACTTAGAAAAAGGCGATGATGATCGTAATGCACATACCAAACCGATGACTGCAACCGCGGAACAAATAGAGGAAATCGCCCCGCTCATTGGTGACGACTGGAAGAAGTTGGGCAAAAAGTTGGGCTACACCACCGACGAACTGCTCTACTTTGAGACTGAGCATCCCGATCGTGATGGCGGCTGCATTGCAATGCTAAGTAATTGGTTTGCCGACGACGATGATGCCAGTCTCGATAACTGGGCGTACATGCTTGAGGGTTTGGAGATAAATGCGGCGGCCAAAGCAGTAAAGGCCCTCATTGAACGTCTTACGGCCAAAGAGGAAAAAGTGGAGTTACTATCAGATTAA
- the LOC106617272 gene encoding integrator complex subunit 15 — translation MSQADFKQTLRKLEFPACAKEALPRIESIVVSRSKQNFAIQLISEFVFLERTKDAVDIRKGQAFTGTQLNSFQEFQLIIVLIEYFSQPGPDATRNVVFLSLFGSNLTPQRSKVLCRLVSTAVSGSVAPLLSSAGTWMQQVGCMNPPSLEVAQSLVSDFITFSRKTSEQFKQLPMVAPHFAANLMTTVADLYMKEQNGTLTPPPDALLDVFTEWISENHDLCLASQQPLALPSGAIAMPVVTPLAGLIRWAVLSPMFSNRPSYSNLHLWLLQTMLQIENSGPPTALNAQHVAQNVGPLQTYVARLVADKVEPIKDAAYQKSVERLAQAVQLAISVKCMYGNITQLLCLLETLPPHPLMTMVIKANRKN, via the exons ATGTCACAGGCGGATTTTAAACAGACTTTACGAAAGTTGGAATTTCCTGCTTGCGCAAAGGAGGCTCTGCCACGAATAG AGAGCATAGTTGTCAGTCGCAGCAAACAAAACTTTGCAATACAACTCATCTCCGAATTTGTTTTCTTGGAACGTACTAAAGACGCTGTTGATATTCGTAAAGGACAAGCCTTTACCGGCACACAATTGAATTCGTTTCAAGAGTTTCAACTGATAATAGTTCTCATTGAATATTTCTCTCAACCTGGTCCTGATGCTACACGCAACGTAGTGTTTCTCTCTCTCTTTGGCAGCAATCTTACCCCGCAACGTTCCAAAGTACTGTGCCGATTAGTGAGCACTGCTGTATCGGGTTCTGTTGCACCACTGCTCTCCTCTGCTGGTACTTGGATGCAACAAGTAGGTTGCATGAATCCACCAAGCCTGGAAGTGGCACAAAGTTTAGTTAgtgattttataacattttcacgAAAAACTTCGGAGCAATTCAAGCAATTACCAATGGTCGCACCACACTTTGCAGCCAATCTTATGACAACTGTGGCAGATTTATATATGAAGGAGCAGAATGGCACACTAACCCCACCCCCTGATGCTTTACTGGACGTATTCACTGAATGGATAAGTGAAAATCATGACTTATGTTTAGCATCACAGCAGCCTTTGGCTTTACCGAGTGGTGCCATAGCAATGCCCGTTGTTACACCTTTAGCAGGACTTATACGTTGGGCAGTCTTGTCACCTATGTTCTCTAATCGTCCTTCATATAGTAATTTGCACCTGTGGCTTCTGCAAACGATGTTACAAATAGAGAACTCTGGTCCGCCAACAGCATTAAACGCTCAGCATGTGGCACAAAATGTGGGTCCGCTGCAAACGTATGTAGCACGCTTGGTTGCGGATAAGGTCGAACCCATCAAAGATGCGGCATATCAAAAAAGTGTGGAGCGGTTGGCACAAGCAGTGCAGTTAGCAATATCTGTGAAGTGCATGTATGGCAATATAACACAGTTATTGTGCCTCTTGGAAACACTTCCGCCACACCCACTTATGACAATGGTTATAAaagcaaatagaaaaaattga
- the LOC106617273 gene encoding ribosomal RNA-processing protein 7 homolog A encodes MPEIEGYKVVPLRLTTDRPMELCHHIYMREHFIRLEDADKPKGRTLFLLNVPPYVTEQSLGTFFRAKVDVSNKVSFAERPGRNESEKWQQHCIPFSASAPPFKFKVAYIVFHKSVGVKRALLVESIDLFNSDGNCLLESGMQLLHSQYEKSILNEVELQARIDKYMEAYDKREKETIEAAKNSEADADGWVTVGKQGRNAGFEQKESVVGRLEEKIVKGKKKKELENFYTFQIRESKMKNIIELRKKFEEDKQKIEALKKTRRFRPF; translated from the exons ATGCCAGAAATAGAGGGTTATAAAG tggtACCTTTACGCCTCACTACAGACCGTCCTATGGAACTGTGTCACCATATTTACATGCGTGAACATTTTATACGATTGGAGGATGCAGACAAACCAAAAGGCCGCACACTCTTCTTACTAAACGTGCCACCATATGTGACAGAACAGAGTTTGGGCACCTTTTTCCGCGCTAAAGTGGATGTATCAAATAAAGTGAGCTTTGCTGAACGTCCAGGTCGAAATGAAAGTGAAAAATGGCAACAACACTGCATACCGTTTAGCGCGTCAGCACCGCCGTTCAAATTTAAAGTGGCTTATATAGTTTTTCACAAAAGTGTGGGTGTAAAACGAGCGTTGCTAGTGGAAAGCATAGATTTGTTTAATAGTGATGGGAATTGTTTGTTGGAGTCGGGTATGCAACTATTGCATAGCCAATACGAAAAAAGCATTTTAAATGAAGTGGAACTACAGGCGCGCATTGATAAGTATATGGAAGCTTATGATAAGCGCGAAAAGGAGACAATTGAAGCAGCGAAGAACTCCGAAGCAGATGCTGACGGTTGGGTGACTGTTGGTAAACAAGGACGTAACGCTGGTTTCGAACAAAAAGAGTCGGTTGTTGGACGATTAGAAGAGAAAATAGTGAAAGGCAAGAAGAAAAAGGAATTAGAAAATTTCTACACTTTTCAGATACGTGAATCGAAAATGAAGAATATAATTGAGTTGCGCAAAAAGTTCGAAGAAGATAAGCAGAAAATCGAAGCACTAAAGAAGACACGTCGTTTTAGACCTTTCTAG
- the LOC106617256 gene encoding uncharacterized protein isoform X1 — MTTMSPNNELLHDQTIPPVKLSESWAGRRLVEALSHLPPADLNSTFDMRFQQKQQQERQQRRLEMTDESASNSEEVVDTKRVTNGKVRQMFDERRRGAGIDRANPLKPITSTAKGTSPVLRQTGGAIHNLHQTKNGNTTSVRMRGTTNVTTGSTHVRNPPKRLQNGNTDTLTKEMSSLSLGLHSPDERINNNDVLGRAKSSNSLKLNPVVTKKSPSPVTSTHVAKRPANTTPTTATRVTPAPRTSSATKTIKRTAVVSLKTPPRRTSGNMASNTTRMPPNADVDTGNTGVCRYCNRHFNTDRIAKHEVVCEKMAHTKRKIFDAARHRLRGTDAEKFIKKAQTRSSTKSAYSSAAAASGMTAGLKKNNWRKKHEEFIQAIRAAKQVQAHLARGGKLSDLPPPPPSENPDYIQCPHCMRRFNESAAERHIPRCATMLHNKPKPGQAPRKR, encoded by the exons ATGACGACAATGAGTCCGAATAATGAGCTGTTACACGATCAAACCATACCACCAGTTAAACTAAGCGAATCATGGGCTGGACGCAGATTAGTTGAGGCGCTTAGCCATTTGCCACCAGCAGATTTGAACTCAACGTTTGAT atgcgttttcaacagaaacagCAACAGGAGCGTCAACAACGACGGCTGGAGATGACTGATGAGAGCGCCAGCAACTCGGAGGAAGTTGTCGACACCAAACGCGTTACGAACGGGAAG GTGCGTCAAATGTTCGATGAGCGACGTCGAGGCGCAGGTATTGATCGCGCCAATCCACTTAAGCCAATCACCTCAACGGCCAAAGGCACGTCGCCTGTTTTACGTCAGACCGGTGGCGCTATACACAATCTACACCAAACGAAAAATGGCAATACAACGTCGGTTCGCATGCGTGGTACGACCAATGTAACCACTGGTTCAACGCACGTGCGAAACCCACCAAAACGGCTACAGAATGGTAATACTGATACGCTTACTAAGGAAATGTCGTCGCTTAGTTTGGGTTTGCACTCGCCCGATGAGCGCATCAACAACAACGATGTATTGGGACGCGCGAAATCATCAAACAGTCTCAAGCTAAATCCCGTTGTGACCAAGAAATCACCATCGCCGGTGACGTCAACACATGTTGCTAAGCGTCCAGCAAATACCACACCAACGACTGCGACACGTGTCACACCAGCGCCTAGGACCAGCTCCGCGACAAAAACTATCAAACGTACTGCAGTAGTTTCATTGAAG ACACCGCCACGAAGAACATCGGGAAATATGGCTTCGAAT ACCACCAGAATGCCCCCCAACGCTGATGTGGACACAGGAAATACGGGTGTCTGCCGCTATTGTAATCGCCATTTCAATACGGATCGAATTGCTAAGCACGAGGTAGTATGCGAGAAAATGGCACATACTAAGCGCAAAATTTTCGATGCGGCGCGACATCGTTTGCGCGGCACTGATGCAGAAAAGTTTATCAAGAAAGCACAAACTCGAAGTAGCACCAAATCCGCATACTCCagtgctgctgctgctagcGGCATGACGGCTGGTTTAAAGAAGAATAATTGGCGCAAGAAACACGAAGAATTCATACAAGCCATACGCGCAGCCAAGCAGGTGCAGGCGCATTTGGCACGCGGCGGCAAATTGAGTGATTTGCCACCACCGCCACCTTCGGAGAATCCTGACTACATACAGTGTCCACATTGTATGCGTCGCTTCAATGAATCCGCTGCTGAGCGACACATTCCGCGCTGCGCCACAATGCTACACAATAAGCCCAAGCCGGGTCAGGCGCCGAGAAAAAGATAG
- the LOC106617256 gene encoding uncharacterized protein isoform X2 — protein MASQGVAAANSRLAQMQMRFQQKQQQERQQRRLEMTDESASNSEEVVDTKRVTNGKVRQMFDERRRGAGIDRANPLKPITSTAKGTSPVLRQTGGAIHNLHQTKNGNTTSVRMRGTTNVTTGSTHVRNPPKRLQNGNTDTLTKEMSSLSLGLHSPDERINNNDVLGRAKSSNSLKLNPVVTKKSPSPVTSTHVAKRPANTTPTTATRVTPAPRTSSATKTIKRTAVVSLKTPPRRTSGNMASNTTRMPPNADVDTGNTGVCRYCNRHFNTDRIAKHEVVCEKMAHTKRKIFDAARHRLRGTDAEKFIKKAQTRSSTKSAYSSAAAASGMTAGLKKNNWRKKHEEFIQAIRAAKQVQAHLARGGKLSDLPPPPPSENPDYIQCPHCMRRFNESAAERHIPRCATMLHNKPKPGQAPRKR, from the exons ATGGCGTCACAAGGTGTCGCAGCAGCCAACTCAAGGCTGGCTCAGATGCAG atgcgttttcaacagaaacagCAACAGGAGCGTCAACAACGACGGCTGGAGATGACTGATGAGAGCGCCAGCAACTCGGAGGAAGTTGTCGACACCAAACGCGTTACGAACGGGAAG GTGCGTCAAATGTTCGATGAGCGACGTCGAGGCGCAGGTATTGATCGCGCCAATCCACTTAAGCCAATCACCTCAACGGCCAAAGGCACGTCGCCTGTTTTACGTCAGACCGGTGGCGCTATACACAATCTACACCAAACGAAAAATGGCAATACAACGTCGGTTCGCATGCGTGGTACGACCAATGTAACCACTGGTTCAACGCACGTGCGAAACCCACCAAAACGGCTACAGAATGGTAATACTGATACGCTTACTAAGGAAATGTCGTCGCTTAGTTTGGGTTTGCACTCGCCCGATGAGCGCATCAACAACAACGATGTATTGGGACGCGCGAAATCATCAAACAGTCTCAAGCTAAATCCCGTTGTGACCAAGAAATCACCATCGCCGGTGACGTCAACACATGTTGCTAAGCGTCCAGCAAATACCACACCAACGACTGCGACACGTGTCACACCAGCGCCTAGGACCAGCTCCGCGACAAAAACTATCAAACGTACTGCAGTAGTTTCATTGAAG ACACCGCCACGAAGAACATCGGGAAATATGGCTTCGAAT ACCACCAGAATGCCCCCCAACGCTGATGTGGACACAGGAAATACGGGTGTCTGCCGCTATTGTAATCGCCATTTCAATACGGATCGAATTGCTAAGCACGAGGTAGTATGCGAGAAAATGGCACATACTAAGCGCAAAATTTTCGATGCGGCGCGACATCGTTTGCGCGGCACTGATGCAGAAAAGTTTATCAAGAAAGCACAAACTCGAAGTAGCACCAAATCCGCATACTCCagtgctgctgctgctagcGGCATGACGGCTGGTTTAAAGAAGAATAATTGGCGCAAGAAACACGAAGAATTCATACAAGCCATACGCGCAGCCAAGCAGGTGCAGGCGCATTTGGCACGCGGCGGCAAATTGAGTGATTTGCCACCACCGCCACCTTCGGAGAATCCTGACTACATACAGTGTCCACATTGTATGCGTCGCTTCAATGAATCCGCTGCTGAGCGACACATTCCGCGCTGCGCCACAATGCTACACAATAAGCCCAAGCCGGGTCAGGCGCCGAGAAAAAGATAG
- the Hpr1 gene encoding THO complex subunit 1 isoform X2, translated as MANMAIAQNRPLGFIGLHTEFTALNEAFQKQDAQILRASYESFGANTDHDKKSPMDQAFREMLLFRLSDNVEQVGALVRLSVEAVRAEIVSVTIPVVLLGDIFDAVTLDKCEQIFSFVEEMVEVWKEDIFFSSCKNNILRMCNDLLRRLSRAQNTVFCGRILLFLSKFFPFSERSGLNIVSEFNLDNVTEYGVDGKDLDDTLEDTVEDIPIKIDYNLYCKFWSLQDFFRNPNQCYSKAQWKMFQAHAGTVLEAFDSFKLEEPRLSSAAEKSESALTAADYLENMKMELVADMAAEANDQKSNQTDHIVRQSDHFFAKFLTNPKLLTLQLSDSNFRRSVLVQFLILFQYLQLTVKFKTESNTLTTAQTDFIKETEGKVYKLLEETPPNGKRFARTVQHMLTREEMWNNWKNDGCKEFRKPDDADLENSTNKDATNADAKPPAAKRAKRTLGDSLRDAHRSGKFFLGNDVLTRLWNYSPDNLQACKSEERNFLPQVETFLENPHEKNDTSFEWRALRLLARQSPHFFTFLNSPSYKIADYLEGVRRRLAKDRIDNAKATMNANNTSLMGGNSSTESPNATENNSDQGSNNQETEGEPDADVVGEGENDGDGDGDGDAMLTEEDVQGDLEKGDDDRNAHTKPMTATAEQIEEIAPLIGDDWKKLGKKLGYTTDELLYFETEHPDRDGGCIAMLSNWFADDDDASLDNWAYMLEGLEINAAAKAVKALIERLTAKEEKVELLSD; from the exons ATGGCTAATATGGCAATAGCTCAAAATCGGCCGCTGGGATTTATCGGCCTACATACAGAATTCACA GCGCTAAACGAAGCGTTCCAAAAACAGGATGCTCAAATTTTGCGCGCTTCCTATGAGTCCTTCGGCGCAAATACCGATCATGATAAAAAATCGCCCATGGATCAAGCCTTCCGTGAAATGTTACTCTTTCGACTAAGCGATAATGTGGAACAAGTGGGCGCACTTGTACGTTTATCCGTTGAAGCGGTACGCGCGGAAATTGTTTCGGTAACCATACCCGTTGTGTTGTTGGGTGACATTTTCGATGCGGTTACCCTGGATAAATGTGaacaaatatttagttttgtaGAGGAAATGGTTGAGGTGTGGAAGGAGGATATTTTTTTCTCGTCGTGCAAGAATAATATCTTGAGAATGTGCAACGACCTTTTACGTCGTCTATCGCGTGCACAAAACACCGTATTCTGTGGACGCATTTTGCTGTTTCTATCCAAATTTTTTCCTTTCTCTGAGCGTTCGGGACTGAATATTGTATCGgaattcaatttagataatgtTACCGAATATGGTGTTGATGGTAAAGATCTAGACGACACTTTGGAAGATACCGTGGAAGATATTCCCATCAAAATCGATTACAATCTGTATTGTAAGTTTTGGTCATTGCAAGACTTTTTCCGCAATCCAAATCAGTGCTATAGCAAAgcacaatggaaaatgtttcaAGCT CACGCTGGTACCGTACTAGAGGCTTTTGATAGTTTTAAGTTGGAGGAACCACGTCTCAGTAGCGCAGCAGAAAAAAGCGAAAGTGCTCTTACAGCTGCCGATTACctggaaaatatgaaaatggaGCTGGTTGCTGATATGGCAGCTGAAGCAAATGATCAAAAATCGAACCAAACAGATCACATAGTTCGCCAGTCCGATCACTTCTTCGCAAAGTTTCTGACAAATCCGAAGTTACTAACTTTACAATTATCCGACTCTAATTTTCGTCGTTCGGTGCTGGTGCAGTTCCTGATACTTTTTCAATATCTGCAGTTGACCGTTAAGTTTAAGAC tgaATCGAACACACTTACCACTGCGCAAACGGATTTCATTAAAGAGACCGAAGGAAAAGTATACAAATTACTCGAAGAGACGCCACCAAATGGCAAACGTTTTGCTCGCACGGTGCAACATATGTTGACGCGAGAAGAAATGTGGAACAACTGGAAGAATGATGGTTGTAAAGAGTTCCGCAAGCCCGATGATGCCGACCTTGAAAATAGCACAAACAAAGATGCGACAAATGCCGATGCTAAGCCTCCAGCTGCGAAACGTGCCAAACGCACGCTTGGTGACAGTTTGCGCGATGCGCATCGtagtggaaaattttttttgggcaA TGATGTGCTGACACGCCTTTGGAATTATTCGCCCGATAATCTGCAAGCCTGCAAGAGCGAGGAACGCAATTTTCTGCCACAAGTTGAAACATTCCTAGAGAATCCGCATGAAAAGAACGATACGTCATTTGAATGGCGTGCCTTACGTTTACTGGCGCGACAGTCGCCACACTTTTTCACATTCTTAAACTCACCATCATACAAAATAGCGGACTATCTGGAGGGTGTACGCCGCCGTTTGGCTAAAGATCGTATAGATAATGCCAAAGCAACGATGAATGCAAACAACACATCATTAATGGGTGGGAATTCATCAACTGAATCTCCTAATGCAACCGAAAATAATAGTGATCAAGGGTCTAACAATCAAGAAACCGAGGGTGAACCAGATGCGGACGTCGTTGGGGAAGGCGAAAATGACGGAGACGGCGATGGGGATGGAGATGCCATGCTCACCGAAGAAGATGTGCAAGGTGACTTAGAAAAAGGCGATGATGATCGTAATGCACATACCAAACCGATGACTGCAACCGCGGAACAAATAGAGGAAATCGCCCCGCTCATTGGTGACGACTGGAAGAAGTTGGGCAAAAAGTTGGGCTACACCACCGACGAACTGCTCTACTTTGAGACTGAGCATCCCGATCGTGATGGCGGCTGCATTGCAATGCTAAGTAATTGGTTTGCCGACGACGATGATGCCAGTCTCGATAACTGGGCGTACATGCTTGAGGGTTTGGAGATAAATGCGGCGGCCAAAGCAGTAAAGGCCCTCATTGAACGTCTTACGGCCAAAGAGGAAAAAGTGGAGTTACTATCAGATTAA